One window from the genome of Mycolicibacterium gadium encodes:
- the folK gene encoding 2-amino-4-hydroxy-6-hydroxymethyldihydropteridine diphosphokinase, producing MTSIVLSIGSNLGDRLARLQSVVDGLGGAVRAVSPVYETDPWGGVEQGAFLNAVVIADDPGLDARGWLRRAQEFERAADRVRDERWGPRTLDVDLVMCSDGGREITSADDELTLPHPLAHERAFVLVPWLAVDPAAVLTVAGERRSVEKLITELDPADRDGVRLTDSTLS from the coding sequence ATGACCTCAATCGTGTTGTCCATCGGGTCGAACCTGGGTGACAGGCTCGCGCGACTGCAGTCGGTGGTCGACGGCCTCGGCGGCGCGGTGCGCGCGGTGTCACCGGTGTACGAGACCGATCCGTGGGGCGGCGTCGAGCAGGGCGCGTTCCTCAACGCGGTGGTGATCGCGGACGACCCCGGCTTGGATGCCCGCGGGTGGCTGCGTCGCGCGCAGGAATTCGAACGCGCCGCCGACCGCGTCCGCGACGAACGTTGGGGCCCCCGCACTCTCGACGTCGACCTTGTCATGTGCAGCGACGGCGGTCGCGAGATCACGTCGGCGGATGACGAGCTGACGTTGCCGCACCCGCTGGCGCACGAGCGAGCGTTTGTGCTCGTACCGTGGCTCGCCGTCGATCCCGCAGCCGTCCTGACCGTTGCGGGTGAGCGGCGGTCGGTCGAGAAACTGATCACCGAACTCGACCCGGCCGACCGCGACGGGGTGCGGTTGACCGACTCGACGCTGAGCTGA
- a CDS encoding molybdopterin-dependent oxidoreductase — protein sequence MTETALRVCPLCEATCGLTLTIDDGKLVGARGDREDVFSHGFICPKGASFAELDNDPDRLARPLVRRDGVLTEATWDEAFAAVADGLGAVIREHGGTSVGVYLGNPSAHTIAGSLYPPVIIRALGTRQVFSASTLDQMPKHVALGLMFGSPVAFTVPDLDRTDYLVVIGANPLVSNGSLATAADFPGKLRALRKRGGRLVVIDPARTRTAELADRHIAPRPGTDPALMLAVVHVLFDEGLVDLGTVADHVNGVDDVRTVAVDFAPDTVAEYCGVTADEIRALARELAAAPTAAVYGRIGTSTVEFGTLGSWLVDVINVLTGNLDRPGGAMFPLGPTAQAPRPPKAGRGFAIGRWHSRVSGYPEALSEFPAAALAEEIDTPGDGQIKAMITIAGNPVLSAPDGDRLDRALERVGFMVSIDPYLNETTRHADVILPPPPPSQTAHFDFALNNLAVRNNARYSPPVLAADGRPDEPEILSRIALALFGAGVDADPGAVDDQVIATTLAKETADPTSPVAGRDVAELTAMLAPGPGYERRLDMMLRLGPYGDAFGTNPDGLTLQRLRANPHGVDLGPLQPRLTQVLRTPTGRIELAPPLLVEEAARLREALDRRADRFVLIGRRHLRSNNSWMHNVPALAGGSNRCTLRIHPDDAAELGLTDTAVVKGPGGELLAPIELTDGMRRGVVSLPHGWGHDRGGTGLQVASRDPGVNVNQLNAGNRLDPLSGTAVLNGIPVDIAPAG from the coding sequence ATGACCGAAACAGCCCTTCGGGTCTGCCCCTTGTGTGAGGCCACCTGCGGCCTGACCCTCACGATCGACGACGGCAAGCTCGTCGGCGCCCGCGGCGACCGTGAGGACGTCTTCAGCCACGGCTTCATCTGCCCCAAAGGGGCGAGCTTCGCCGAACTCGACAACGACCCCGACCGCTTGGCGCGGCCACTGGTCCGGCGCGACGGGGTGCTGACGGAAGCCACCTGGGACGAGGCGTTCGCCGCGGTCGCCGACGGACTCGGCGCGGTCATCCGTGAGCACGGCGGCACGTCGGTCGGGGTGTACCTCGGTAACCCCAGCGCGCACACGATCGCGGGCTCGTTGTACCCGCCGGTGATCATCCGCGCGCTCGGCACCCGCCAGGTGTTTTCCGCCAGCACGCTGGACCAGATGCCCAAGCACGTCGCGCTCGGTCTGATGTTCGGCAGCCCTGTCGCGTTCACCGTTCCCGATCTCGACCGCACCGACTACCTCGTCGTCATCGGCGCGAATCCCCTTGTGTCCAACGGCAGTCTGGCCACCGCCGCCGACTTCCCCGGCAAACTGCGCGCGCTGCGTAAGCGCGGCGGCAGACTCGTCGTCATCGATCCCGCCCGCACCCGCACCGCCGAACTCGCCGACCGCCACATCGCGCCCCGCCCCGGTACCGACCCCGCACTGATGCTCGCGGTCGTGCACGTGTTGTTCGACGAGGGCCTGGTCGATCTCGGCACGGTGGCCGACCATGTCAACGGCGTCGACGATGTCCGCACCGTCGCAGTCGATTTCGCGCCGGACACCGTCGCCGAATACTGCGGTGTCACCGCGGACGAGATCCGCGCGCTGGCCCGCGAACTCGCAGCCGCCCCGACCGCCGCCGTCTACGGCCGCATCGGCACGTCCACGGTCGAATTCGGAACGCTCGGCAGCTGGCTGGTCGATGTCATCAACGTGCTGACGGGCAACCTGGACCGTCCCGGCGGAGCGATGTTCCCGCTGGGTCCGACCGCGCAGGCGCCGCGCCCGCCGAAGGCCGGCCGCGGCTTCGCGATCGGCCGCTGGCACAGCCGGGTGTCGGGCTATCCCGAGGCGCTGTCCGAATTCCCGGCCGCTGCGCTCGCCGAGGAGATCGACACCCCCGGCGACGGACAGATCAAGGCGATGATCACGATCGCGGGCAACCCGGTGCTGTCGGCCCCCGACGGCGATCGCCTCGACCGCGCGCTGGAGCGCGTCGGCTTCATGGTGAGCATCGATCCGTACCTCAACGAGACGACGCGCCACGCCGACGTCATCCTGCCGCCACCGCCGCCGTCGCAGACCGCTCATTTCGACTTCGCGCTCAACAACCTCGCGGTTCGCAACAATGCGCGCTACTCGCCGCCCGTGCTGGCCGCCGACGGTCGGCCCGACGAGCCCGAGATCCTGTCGCGCATCGCGCTCGCGCTGTTCGGCGCAGGCGTCGACGCCGATCCCGGCGCCGTCGACGATCAGGTGATCGCAACGACATTGGCCAAGGAGACCGCCGACCCGACCTCACCGGTCGCCGGTCGCGATGTGGCTGAACTGACCGCGATGCTCGCGCCAGGACCGGGATACGAGCGCCGCCTCGACATGATGCTGCGGCTCGGGCCCTACGGCGACGCGTTCGGCACCAACCCGGACGGTCTGACGCTTCAGCGGCTGAGGGCGAACCCGCACGGTGTCGACCTGGGGCCGCTGCAGCCGCGCCTGACCCAGGTACTGCGAACGCCAACGGGGAGAATCGAACTCGCGCCACCGCTGCTCGTCGAGGAGGCGGCGCGGCTGCGGGAGGCACTCGACCGCCGCGCCGACCGGTTCGTGCTCATCGGACGACGGCATCTGCGATCTAACAACAGCTGGATGCACAACGTGCCCGCACTCGCGGGCGGCAGCAATCGGTGCACGCTGCGGATCCACCCCGACGACGCCGCCGAACTCGGCCTCACCGACACCGCGGTGGTGAAGGGCCCCGGTGGGGAACTGCTGGCCCCGATCGAGCTCACCGACGGTATGCGGCGCGGTGTGGTGTCGTTACCGCACGGGTGGGGTCACGACCGCGGCGGCACCGGCCTCCAAGTCGCGTCCCGCGACCCCGGCGTCAACGTCAATCAGCTCAACGCGGGCAACCGGCTCGACCCGCTGTCGGGCACCGCGGTGTTGAACGGGATCCCGGTCGACATCGCTCCCGCGGGTTAG
- a CDS encoding alpha/beta fold hydrolase has protein sequence MPTATQRFVDTNGVTLRVLEAGERGAPLVVLAHGFPELAYSWRHQIPVLAQAGYHVLAPDQRGYGGSTRPDAVEDYDIHALTGDLVALLDDVGVERAVFIGHDWGAMVVWHTALLHPDRVAAVAGLSVPPIPRARARPTQRWREKFGEDFYMLRFQEPGVADAEMEADVAATMRGMFAGLISGDDAALPDWISADEFEHYVTEFGRTGFTGALNWYRNYDRNWETTPQLAGAQTTAPALFVGGTADPVGPTMNPARAREVVAGPYTEEWIEGAGHWVQQERPDDINRILLAFLRDVEQP, from the coding sequence GTGCCGACCGCGACGCAGAGATTCGTCGACACCAACGGTGTGACGCTTCGCGTTCTCGAAGCCGGCGAGCGCGGTGCGCCGCTGGTCGTACTCGCCCACGGGTTCCCTGAGCTCGCGTATTCGTGGCGGCATCAGATCCCAGTCCTCGCGCAGGCCGGATATCACGTGCTGGCACCCGACCAGCGGGGTTATGGAGGTTCGACCAGGCCCGACGCCGTCGAGGACTACGACATCCACGCGCTGACCGGCGACCTGGTCGCCCTGCTCGACGACGTGGGCGTCGAGCGGGCGGTGTTCATCGGCCACGACTGGGGCGCCATGGTCGTCTGGCACACCGCGCTGCTGCACCCCGACCGCGTCGCCGCGGTGGCCGGGCTCAGCGTGCCACCCATCCCCCGCGCCCGCGCCCGCCCGACGCAACGCTGGCGCGAGAAGTTCGGCGAGGACTTCTACATGCTGCGCTTCCAGGAGCCGGGCGTCGCCGACGCCGAGATGGAGGCCGATGTGGCCGCCACCATGCGGGGAATGTTCGCCGGACTGATCTCCGGGGACGACGCTGCGCTGCCCGACTGGATCAGCGCCGACGAATTCGAGCACTACGTGACGGAGTTCGGCAGGACCGGGTTCACCGGGGCGCTGAACTGGTACCGCAATTACGACCGCAACTGGGAGACGACGCCGCAGCTGGCCGGCGCGCAGACCACCGCGCCCGCGTTGTTCGTCGGCGGTACGGCCGATCCGGTCGGCCCGACGATGAACCCCGCGCGCGCCCGTGAGGTCGTCGCGGGGCCGTACACCGAGGAGTGGATCGAGGGGGCCGGCCATTGGGTTCAGCAGGAGCGGCCCGACGACATCAACCGAATCCTGTTGGCGTTCTTGCGTGACGTGGAGCAGCCATAG
- the folP gene encoding dihydropteroate synthase: MGVVNVTDDSFSDGGLFLDRDRAVAHGLALAADGAAIVDVGGESTRPGATRIDSEVETARVVPVIKELAGQGLTVSIDTMHAAVAQAALENGAQIVNDVSGGRADPGMAPLLADAKVPWVLMHWRSVGSARPHDVPAYGDVVAEVRDELMASVDAAVAAGVDPGNVIIDPGLGFAKTAEHNWALLRALPEFVGTGVPVLVGASRKRFLGSLLAGSDGAPRPPDGRETATAVISALAGLYGAWGVRVHDVRASVDAVKVLEAWRG, encoded by the coding sequence ATGGGGGTCGTGAACGTCACCGACGACTCCTTCTCCGATGGCGGGTTGTTCCTCGACCGGGACCGGGCCGTCGCCCACGGTCTGGCGCTGGCGGCCGACGGTGCAGCGATCGTCGACGTCGGTGGTGAGTCGACGCGCCCGGGGGCTACCCGCATCGATTCGGAGGTCGAAACGGCACGCGTGGTGCCAGTAATCAAAGAGCTTGCCGGACAAGGCCTTACCGTCAGTATCGACACCATGCACGCAGCGGTGGCGCAGGCCGCGCTGGAGAACGGCGCGCAGATCGTCAACGACGTGTCCGGCGGCCGGGCCGACCCGGGCATGGCCCCGCTGCTGGCCGACGCGAAAGTTCCGTGGGTGCTGATGCATTGGCGCTCGGTCGGATCTGCCCGACCGCATGACGTGCCCGCCTACGGCGATGTCGTCGCCGAGGTTCGTGACGAACTGATGGCCAGTGTCGACGCCGCGGTGGCCGCGGGGGTGGATCCCGGGAACGTGATCATCGATCCCGGACTCGGCTTCGCCAAGACCGCAGAACACAATTGGGCGCTGCTTCGAGCGCTGCCCGAGTTCGTCGGAACCGGGGTGCCCGTGCTGGTCGGCGCATCCCGCAAGCGCTTCCTCGGCTCGTTGCTCGCCGGTTCCGACGGTGCGCCGCGCCCACCCGACGGCAGGGAAACGGCGACGGCTGTCATCTCCGCGCTCGCCGGCCTGTACGGCGCATGGGGGGTACGGGTGCACGACGTGCGGGCGTCCGTCGACGCGGTCAAGGTGCTGGAGGCCTGGCGTGGCTGA
- the tilS gene encoding tRNA lysidine(34) synthetase TilS — translation MDRQSPVAALHAAVTAFSRAYATADPRWCVALSGGADSLALTAAAAKVKPTTALIVDHRLQAGSDEVAKTARERALSLGCVDAQVLCVEVGTAGGPEAAARTARYEALDAARGDAPVLLAHTLDDQAETVLLGLGRGSGARSIAGMRPHDPPWYRPLLGVRREVTHAACDELNLTPWQDPHNTDRRYTRVRLRAEVLPLLEDVLGGGVAQALARTAAALREDSDTLDALADRELSGLSTEGGLDTARLVNLPEAVRRRVIRGWLLAGGASGLTDKQIRGVDTLVTAWRGQGGVAVGSPLRSRRLIAGRRDGMLTLHTEPV, via the coding sequence GTGGATCGACAGAGTCCTGTAGCCGCGCTGCATGCGGCCGTCACGGCGTTCTCCCGCGCTTACGCGACCGCCGATCCGCGGTGGTGTGTGGCGCTGTCCGGGGGTGCCGATTCCCTGGCGTTGACGGCTGCCGCGGCGAAGGTCAAACCGACGACGGCGCTGATCGTCGATCATCGACTGCAAGCCGGCTCCGACGAGGTGGCGAAAACGGCGCGGGAACGAGCGCTGTCGCTGGGATGTGTTGACGCTCAAGTTCTTTGCGTCGAGGTGGGGACGGCCGGTGGGCCCGAGGCCGCCGCGCGCACCGCACGTTATGAGGCGTTGGACGCCGCGCGGGGCGACGCGCCCGTACTGCTCGCGCACACGCTCGACGATCAAGCCGAGACCGTGCTGCTCGGCCTCGGCCGCGGATCGGGTGCCCGTTCCATCGCCGGCATGCGTCCGCACGACCCACCGTGGTACCGCCCGCTGCTCGGCGTCCGGCGCGAGGTGACACACGCGGCGTGCGACGAGCTGAACCTGACGCCGTGGCAGGACCCGCACAACACCGATCGGCGGTACACCCGGGTGCGGTTGCGTGCCGAGGTGCTCCCCTTGCTGGAGGACGTGCTCGGCGGTGGCGTCGCCCAGGCGCTGGCCCGCACCGCGGCGGCACTGCGCGAGGACAGCGACACGCTCGACGCGCTCGCCGACCGCGAGCTGTCCGGGTTGTCGACCGAAGGCGGCCTCGACACCGCTCGTCTGGTGAACCTGCCGGAGGCCGTTCGGCGCAGGGTGATTCGGGGCTGGTTGCTGGCCGGCGGCGCCAGCGGTCTGACCGACAAGCAGATTCGCGGGGTCGACACCCTGGTCACGGCATGGCGCGGACAGGGCGGCGTGGCGGTGGGGTCACCGTTACGCAGCAGGCGGCTGATCGCGGGCCGCCGCGATGGGATGCTGACCCTGCACACCGAGCCCGTGTGA
- a CDS encoding SIMPL domain-containing protein: MPIAASAKLPLRLLVLAAAGLVVTLSGCDATSGPTAAPTADSDVRQVTVAGSGEVKGTPDTLNVNASIEAIAPDVTGAMNQTSDRQQAVINALVDAGVDRNDISTSQVSLQPQFAPTTDSTTISGYRASNTIDVKIRQLDAASQALALIVSTGGNATRINSVNYSIDDDSQLIRDARSRAFNDAKDRAEQYAQLSGLTLGNVISISEVAGTSPPVPMQRDSEMAMAAPVPVEPGQQTVGFSVTVIWELT, from the coding sequence ATGCCGATCGCCGCGAGCGCGAAGTTGCCCCTCCGATTGCTCGTCCTCGCCGCGGCGGGACTGGTTGTGACGCTGTCGGGTTGCGATGCGACGTCGGGCCCGACGGCTGCGCCGACTGCGGACTCCGACGTCCGGCAGGTCACCGTCGCGGGGTCCGGCGAAGTCAAGGGCACGCCGGACACCTTGAACGTCAACGCGTCGATCGAGGCCATTGCACCCGACGTCACCGGAGCGATGAACCAGACCAGCGATCGTCAGCAGGCGGTGATCAACGCACTGGTCGACGCGGGGGTCGACCGCAACGACATCAGCACCAGCCAGGTGAGCCTGCAGCCGCAGTTCGCACCGACCACCGACAGCACCACCATCTCCGGTTACCGGGCGAGCAACACCATCGACGTCAAGATCCGCCAGCTCGACGCCGCATCGCAGGCGCTGGCGCTGATCGTCAGCACCGGCGGCAACGCCACCAGGATCAACTCGGTGAACTACTCGATCGACGACGACTCCCAGCTGATCCGCGACGCCCGCAGCCGAGCTTTCAATGACGCCAAGGACCGGGCCGAGCAGTACGCACAGCTGTCGGGTCTCACCCTGGGCAACGTGATCTCGATTTCGGAGGTGGCGGGAACTTCGCCGCCCGTGCCGATGCAGCGTGACTCCGAGATGGCGATGGCCGCTCCCGTTCCGGTCGAGCCGGGTCAGCAGACCGTAGGTTTCAGCGTGACGGTGATCTGGGAGCTCACCTAA
- the folE gene encoding GTP cyclohydrolase I FolE produces MTQSQNNSVKFKPVEFDQPRAEAAVRELLIAVGEDPDRHGLEDTPARVARAYKELFAGLYTDPDTVLDTTFDEQHDEMVLVKQIPMYSTCEHHLVSFHGVAHVGYIPGEDGRVTGLSKIARLVDLYAKRPQVQERLTAQIADALMRKLNPRGAIVVVEAEHLCMAMRGVRKPGAITTTSAVRGQFKTDSASRSEALDLILRK; encoded by the coding sequence ATGACGCAGTCCCAGAACAACTCTGTCAAATTCAAACCAGTTGAATTCGACCAACCGCGCGCCGAGGCGGCCGTCCGGGAGTTGCTGATCGCGGTGGGCGAGGATCCTGACCGCCACGGTCTCGAAGACACCCCGGCCCGGGTGGCGCGCGCCTACAAGGAGTTGTTCGCCGGTCTGTACACCGACCCGGACACGGTGCTGGACACCACCTTTGACGAACAGCACGACGAAATGGTGCTCGTCAAACAGATACCGATGTACTCGACGTGCGAGCACCATCTGGTGTCGTTTCACGGCGTGGCCCACGTGGGATACATTCCCGGTGAGGACGGCCGGGTCACCGGGCTGTCGAAAATCGCACGGCTGGTTGACCTTTACGCCAAGCGGCCGCAGGTGCAGGAACGGTTGACCGCGCAGATCGCCGACGCGCTGATGCGCAAGCTGAACCCGCGCGGAGCCATTGTCGTCGTCGAGGCCGAACACCTCTGCATGGCGATGCGCGGCGTCCGTAAGCCCGGCGCCATCACCACCACGTCGGCGGTGCGCGGACAGTTCAAGACCGACAGCGCATCCAGGTCCGAAGCACTGGATCTCATCCTGCGGAAGTGA
- the hpt gene encoding hypoxanthine phosphoribosyltransferase, which translates to MHVAETTESYPGDIKSVLLSSEEIQAKVAELGGQLGDDYRDTLAENGQDLLLITVLKGAVFFVTDLARAIPLPTQLEFMAVSSYGSSTSSSGVVRILKDLDRDINDRDVLIVEDIVDSGLTLSWLLRNLATRHPRSLRVCTLMRKPDAVRADVDIAYVGFDIPNEFVVGYGLDYAERYRDLPYIGTLDPKVYEDL; encoded by the coding sequence GTGCACGTGGCGGAAACCACCGAGTCATACCCGGGCGACATCAAGTCGGTGCTGCTCTCGTCGGAGGAGATCCAGGCGAAGGTCGCTGAGCTCGGAGGGCAACTCGGCGATGACTACCGCGACACCCTCGCCGAGAACGGTCAGGATCTTCTGCTCATCACCGTGCTCAAAGGCGCCGTCTTCTTCGTCACGGACCTGGCCAGGGCGATCCCGCTGCCAACTCAGCTCGAGTTCATGGCCGTCAGCTCCTACGGGTCGTCGACGTCCTCGTCGGGTGTGGTGCGGATCCTCAAGGACCTCGACCGCGACATCAACGACCGCGACGTGCTGATCGTCGAGGACATCGTCGACTCCGGTCTGACGCTGTCCTGGCTGCTGCGCAACCTCGCGACCCGCCATCCGCGTTCGCTGCGGGTGTGCACGCTGATGCGTAAGCCCGACGCCGTGCGCGCCGACGTCGACATCGCCTACGTCGGCTTCGACATCCCCAACGAATTCGTCGTGGGGTACGGCCTCGACTACGCCGAGCGCTACCGCGACCTGCCCTACATCGGCACGCTGGACCCCAAGGTGTACGAAGACCTGTAG
- the folB gene encoding dihydroneopterin aldolase encodes MADRIELRGLTVRGHHGVFEHERRDGQDFVVDVTVWVDLAAAAASDDLADTLDYGELARRAADIVAGPPRNLIETVAGEIADGVMSDERVHAVEVVVHKPAAPIPLNFADVAVVARRSRRSGRGNP; translated from the coding sequence GTGGCTGATCGAATCGAGCTGCGCGGGTTGACCGTTCGTGGTCACCACGGAGTGTTCGAGCACGAGCGCCGCGACGGCCAGGACTTCGTCGTCGACGTCACCGTTTGGGTGGACCTCGCCGCCGCGGCGGCGAGCGACGATCTTGCCGACACCCTCGACTACGGGGAGCTGGCGCGGCGCGCCGCCGACATCGTCGCCGGGCCGCCGCGCAACCTGATCGAGACGGTTGCCGGGGAGATCGCCGATGGCGTGATGTCCGACGAACGGGTGCATGCCGTCGAGGTGGTCGTGCACAAGCCGGCCGCACCGATCCCGCTGAACTTCGCCGATGTGGCGGTGGTGGCGCGGCGGTCGCGGCGCAGCGGACGGGGCAACCCATGA
- the ftsH gene encoding ATP-dependent zinc metalloprotease FtsH, which translates to MNRKNVIRTLTVIAVVLLLGWSFYYFSDDTRGYKPVDTSVAISQISSDNVKSAQIDDREQQLRLELKSGNNDTENSDKIITKYPTGYGVQLFDALSAKNAKINTVVNQGSMLGSLLIYLLPLLLLVGLFVMFSRMQSGGRMGFGFGKSKAKQLSKDMPKTTFADVAGVDEAVEELYEIKDFLQNPTRYQALGAKIPKGVLLYGPPGTGKTLLARAVAGEAGVPFFTISGSDFVEMFVGVGASRVRDMFEQAKQNSPCIIFVDEIDAVGRQRGAGMGGGHDEREQTLNQLLVEMDGFGERQGVILIAATNRPDILDPALLRPGRFDRQIPVSSPDLAGRRAVLKVHSQGKPIAEDADLDGLAKRTVGMSGADLANVINEAALLTARENGSIITAPALEEAVDRVVGGPRRKSRIISEHEKKITAYHEGGHTLAAWAMPDIDPIYKVTILARGRTGGHAMSVPEDDKGLMTRSEMIARLVFAMGGRAAEELVFREPTTGAVSDIEQATKIARAMVTEYGMSSKLGAVRYGTEHGDPFLGRTMGTQADYSHEVAQIIDDEVRKLIEAAHTEAWEILTEYRDVLDILAGELLEKETLHRAELQAIFEDVKKRPRLTMFDDFGGRVPSDKPPIKTPGELAIERGEPWPKPVPEPAFKTAIAQASQAAEATKLAEAGNNGANGNGANGTGAPTQPDYGAPAGWHAPGWPPPPNQQPPNQQPHQQPHGYWYPPPPNPSGWHNPYPPYQQPYPQPGYPPQGGQPNPNDESGQENGRHNP; encoded by the coding sequence ATGAACCGGAAAAATGTGATCCGCACGCTCACCGTGATTGCGGTGGTGTTGTTGCTGGGTTGGTCTTTCTACTACTTCAGTGACGACACTCGCGGCTACAAGCCCGTCGACACCTCGGTGGCGATTTCCCAGATCAGCAGTGACAACGTCAAGAGCGCACAGATCGACGACCGTGAGCAGCAGCTTCGGCTGGAGCTGAAGAGCGGGAACAACGACACCGAGAACAGCGACAAGATCATCACGAAGTACCCCACCGGTTACGGGGTGCAGTTGTTCGACGCGTTGAGCGCCAAGAACGCCAAGATCAACACGGTCGTGAACCAGGGCAGCATGCTCGGCTCACTACTGATCTACCTGCTGCCGCTGCTGCTGCTCGTCGGCCTGTTCGTGATGTTCTCCCGCATGCAGAGCGGCGGCCGGATGGGGTTCGGCTTCGGCAAGTCGAAGGCCAAGCAGCTGTCCAAGGACATGCCCAAGACCACCTTCGCCGACGTGGCGGGTGTCGACGAGGCCGTCGAGGAGCTCTACGAGATCAAGGACTTCCTGCAGAATCCGACCCGGTATCAGGCCCTTGGCGCCAAGATCCCCAAGGGCGTGCTGCTCTACGGCCCGCCAGGCACCGGTAAGACGCTGCTCGCGCGCGCGGTCGCGGGTGAGGCGGGGGTGCCGTTCTTCACCATTTCCGGCTCGGACTTCGTCGAGATGTTCGTCGGTGTCGGCGCCTCCCGGGTGCGTGACATGTTCGAACAGGCCAAGCAGAACAGCCCGTGCATCATCTTCGTCGACGAGATCGACGCCGTCGGGCGCCAGCGTGGCGCAGGCATGGGCGGCGGACACGACGAGCGTGAACAGACGCTGAACCAGTTGCTGGTCGAGATGGACGGGTTCGGCGAACGCCAGGGCGTCATCCTGATCGCGGCGACCAACCGGCCCGACATCCTGGACCCGGCGCTGCTGCGGCCTGGTCGCTTCGACCGCCAGATCCCGGTCTCCAGTCCTGATCTGGCTGGTCGGCGCGCAGTGCTCAAGGTGCACTCGCAGGGCAAGCCGATCGCCGAGGACGCCGACCTGGACGGGCTGGCCAAGCGCACCGTCGGCATGTCGGGCGCTGACCTGGCCAATGTCATCAACGAGGCCGCGCTGCTCACCGCCCGTGAGAACGGCTCGATCATCACCGCCCCCGCGCTCGAGGAGGCTGTCGACCGCGTCGTCGGCGGGCCTCGCCGCAAGAGCCGCATCATCAGCGAGCACGAGAAGAAGATCACCGCCTACCACGAGGGCGGTCACACTCTGGCGGCGTGGGCGATGCCCGACATCGACCCGATCTACAAGGTGACCATCTTGGCGCGCGGCCGCACCGGCGGGCACGCGATGTCCGTGCCCGAGGACGACAAGGGCCTGATGACCCGCTCCGAGATGATCGCCCGACTGGTGTTCGCGATGGGCGGACGCGCCGCGGAGGAGCTGGTGTTCCGCGAGCCGACCACCGGCGCGGTGTCCGACATCGAGCAGGCCACGAAGATCGCCCGCGCGATGGTCACCGAGTACGGAATGAGCTCCAAACTCGGCGCCGTCCGCTACGGCACCGAACATGGCGACCCGTTCCTCGGTCGCACCATGGGCACGCAGGCCGACTACAGCCACGAGGTCGCGCAGATCATCGACGACGAGGTGCGCAAGCTGATCGAGGCCGCGCACACCGAAGCGTGGGAGATCCTCACCGAGTACCGGGACGTGCTCGACATCCTCGCCGGCGAGTTGCTCGAGAAGGAGACATTGCACCGCGCCGAGCTGCAGGCCATCTTCGAGGACGTCAAGAAGCGGCCGCGCCTGACCATGTTCGACGACTTCGGTGGCCGTGTCCCCTCCGACAAGCCGCCCATCAAGACCCCGGGCGAGCTGGCGATCGAACGCGGCGAGCCGTGGCCGAAGCCGGTGCCCGAGCCCGCGTTCAAGACCGCGATCGCGCAGGCGAGCCAGGCTGCCGAAGCCACCAAACTTGCCGAAGCGGGCAACAACGGCGCGAATGGCAATGGTGCCAACGGAACCGGCGCGCCGACGCAACCCGATTACGGCGCTCCCGCGGGCTGGCACGCTCCGGGCTGGCCCCCGCCGCCGAACCAGCAGCCGCCGAACCAGCAACCGCACCAGCAGCCGCATGGTTACTGGTATCCGCCGCCACCCAATCCGTCCGGCTGGCACAACCCCTATCCGCCGTATCAGCAGCCCTACCCGCAGCCCGGCTACCCCCCGCAGGGCGGCCAACCGAACCCCAACGACGAGTCGGGGCAGGAGAACGGCAGGCACAACCCGTAG